A segment of the Streptomyces sp. NBC_01235 genome:
CCGTCCTTCGTCGTACGGTACCTGAGCCAGTTCCTCGGCGTGATCGTCCAGCTGCGCAACTACAGCCACGACTGCCTCAAGACCGGCCCGGCCCTGTTCGAGGACGTGGTGCGGGGATGGGCTCGTCGCGTCCGCGACCACGGAACGGGCTTCCCGCCCGACCTCTTCGCGGTCCTCCACACCTCAGGCCCTCAGCGCTTCCGTACCCCGCGCCGGGGACCGGGACCGGCTTGGACCTGACGATCGTGGTCGCCAGGCACGCCTTCTGGGCGCCCACCTGACCTTCCCCAATCGTCCGGAGGCGGGTGCGGGGGCGGGCGCGGCGAGCCCTCGCGCCTCAAGCTGCTCACCACGTCTGAATCAGCGGCTTCCGCTCCGCCCACGGGGTGGCACCCCATTCTTCGCCACCGCGTCTGCTGCGATCGCAGTAGGCGCAAGTGTCTGCGAACGGCGAATGACGAGAGGCCGGAGAACTGCGAGCGTGAGAGTGGGCCGTGATCACCGGCCCGGTCGCATGGCATTTTCTGGAAAGGCACGTCGATGTCCCCTCTCGCCCGCTGGTGTCACAGGCACCGGCTCGCCGTCGTCCTGGCCTGGGTGGGCCTGTTGCTCGCCCTGGGGGCCGGGGTCGGCGCCGCCGGCAGCGCCTTCGGCAACAGCCCGACCTCGCAGGACACCGACTCGGCCAAGGCCACGGCCCTGCTGCAGCAGGCCTCCGACAGCGCCGCGGGCAAGAGCGGCCGAGTGGTCTGGCAGGTGGACGGCGGCGAGGTCACCGAGCCCGCCGCCGAGAAGGCGATGACCGGCACGCTCAACGGCATCGCCGACGCACCGGGCGTCGCCGCGGTGACCAGCCCCTACACCCCTGTCGGCAAGGGACAGATCAGCAAGGACGGCGGGACCGCCTACGCGACGGTCGCGTTCGACCAGGACGTCTCGGACGCCCAGATCGACCACGTGAAGGCACTCGCCACCGAACCGGAGACGGGGAGCCTGCATATCGCCCTCAACGGGCAGGCGTTCACCGTCAACCCGGAGCCGAACGCGCTCGCCGACGCCATGGGCATCGTCCTCGCCTTCATCGTGCTGCTCTTCGTCTTCCGGGCTGTCTGGGTGGCGGCGCTCCCCATCATCACGGCCATCATCGGAGTCGGCACCTCCGCGGTCACGGTGATGCTGCTCAGCCACCTCATCACGCTCTCCGACACCACGCTGACCCTCGGCTCACTGATCGGCCTGGGCGTGGGCATCGACTACGCCCTGTTCATCGTCAACCGCCACCGCGCCAACCTGATGTCCGGCATGAGCGTCGCCGAGTCGGTCGCCAAGTCCCTCAACACCTCCGGCCGGGCCGTGGTCTTCGCCGGACTCACCGTCGTCGTCGCGCTGCTCGGCATGCTCACCCTGAACGTCGGCATCATCAACGGCATGGCCATCGGCGCCGCCGTCACCGTGGTGCTGACCGTCCTGGCCGCCATCACCCTGCTGCCGGCGATGCTCGGCCTGATCGGTCCACGCGTCCTCAGCCGCAAGGAGCGCCGCGAGACGGCTGGCGGGACACAGCCGCGTTCCTCGGGCCGCACCGGGGCGTGGGGCCGGTGGGCCGAGCGGGTGCAGGCCAGGCCCAAGACCCTGGGTCTCGTCGCTCTCGCCGTGTTGACGGCGCTCGCGTTCCCGACGCTCTCCCTGCGCCTCGGCGCGTCCGACGACGGCAACCTGCCCACGTCCTCGACGAACCGTCAGGCGTACGACATGATCGCCGACGGCTTCGGCCCCGGCTTCAACGGCCCGCTCGTCCTGGCCGTCCAGGCACCCACCGCCGCCGACAAGGCAGCCGAGGCGAAGCTGGTCACCGCTCTCGGAAAGGTCGACGGTGTCGCCGGTGCCAACGCCGCGCCCATGAAGGACGGGCAGACCGTCGGAGTGGTCTCCGTCGTCCCGACGACCTCTCCGCAGTCCGAAGCCACCTCCGACCTGATCCACCACCTGCGTGACGACGTGATCCCGCAAGCCGAGCAGGGCACGTCGATGAAGGTGTACGTGGGCGGTGTCACCGCGAGCAACGACGACTTCGCGTCGGTCCTGATGGGCAAGCTGCCCTTCTTCGTGCTGGTGATCGCCGCGCTCGGCTTCCTCCTGCTGACCGTCGCCTTCCGCAGCCTGCTCATCCCGGCGGTCGGCGCCGTGCTCAACATCCTCAGCATCGGGGTGGCGTTCGGCGCGATCGTGGTCGTCTTCCAGTACGGCTTCGGTGCCGGACTGCTCGGACTCGGCGCCGGCGGACCGATCGAGTCGTTCGTGCCGATCCTGGTCGTCGGCATCATGTTCGGCCTGTCCATGGACTACCAGGTCTTCCTCGTCAGCCGGATGCGCGAGGAGTGGGCCCACACCGGTGACAGCCACCGCGCGGTCCGGGTCGGGCAGGCCGAGACCGGCAAGGTCATCGCCGTGGCCGCCACCATCATGGTCTGCGTCTTCGGCTCCTTCGTGTTCGGCGGCATGCGGGTGATCTCCGAGTTCGGGGTCAGCCTCGCGGTGGCGGTCGCCGCGGACGCCCTGCTGATCCGCATGATGGTCGTCCCCGCCCTCATGCACCTGTGCGGGAAGGCCAACTGGTGGCTGCCCCGCAGTCTCGACAAGGCACTGCCCAACGTGTCCGTGGAAGGCCCTGCCGACCAGCCGGCGCAGCCGCACGCGGTGCCGGAACGGACGACCGCCGACCTGGCCAACTGACGGTCGGCACGACGGACCGACTTCCCGCGCGCGGGTCGGCGAAAAACGGGATGACCCCGGGGTCCGCCGGCCTGCGCTCCTTAGAGTGAGGGAATGGAACTGCCCATGGTGTGGCGACAGTGGCTGGCTCGTCATGACCGGATCAGAGACGCGCTGCCCGCCGTTCCGCTGATCGTGATCACCGTGGCGGCAACCGCCGTCGGCCCGTCCCACTGGCACGAGCCGCGGTGGGACGAGGTGGTGTGGACGGCGCTGACGTGCGTGCCGCTGGCCTTCCGGAGTCGCCGGCCCCTGGGCGTCGCCCTCTTCACCCTGGCAGGCGACCTCACACTGATGGCCGTCGCCTCGCACATCTCGCCGACACCGGGGGCGAGTCTCGTCGCCCTGTACACCCTCGCCCTCCTCGGCAACCGGCGCACCGCGTGGATCGTCGGTTCCTTGGCGGCCGTGGCGATCACTGGTGTCTACGCCGCGACCCACGCGCAGTCCGTGGTGGGGGGTCCCGGCCTGCTGCGGTTCGACCTCGCGATCGCGGCCACCGCGCTCGGCCGCACCGTCCTCAACCGCCGCCAGAACCTCGCGGCGGCCAGGGAACGCGTGGAACACGCCGAACGCACGCGGGAGGAAGAAGCCCGGCGCCGGGTGACGGAGGAACGCGTGCGCATCGCGCGCGACCTGCACGACGTGGTCACCCACCACATCACCCTGGTCAACGCCCAGGCTGGGGTGGCCCACCACCTCATGCGCGCCAACCCCGAACAGGCCTACGCGGCACTGGCCCACATCAAGGACAACAGCCGCGCCGCGCTCGACGAACTGCGCGCCACCGTCGGTCTGCTGCGTCAGCCCGACGACGCGCCCGGCTCGCGTGCCCCCATCGCGACCCTGGCCGATCTCGACGCCCTGGTCAGCGGGTTCCGGGCGAGCGGCATGCCCGTGTCGGTGGCCCGCACCGGCGATCCGTCGCCAGTGGCACCCGCGACCGAGCTGACCGCCTACCGGATCATCCAGGAAGCGATCACCAACACGCACAAGCACGCCTCCGCGACCCGGGCCGCGGTGGTGCTGGACTACGGGGTGCACTCGCTCCGGATCACCGTCACCGACGACGGGCGGCCAGGCGCGCCCAAGGGCGCGGGAACCGGCCAAGGGCTGATCGGGATGCACGAACGGGCCACCGCCATCGGCGGTACCGTGACCGCTGGGCCGCGGCCCGAGGGGGGCTTCCAGGTCGTCGCCGACCTGCCGCTCTCGCTCGCCCCCGCCACTGTCTGACCCCACGTGAGAAAAGATCACCCATGGCCATTCGCGTCCTGCTCGCCGACGACCAGGCTCTGCTCCGGGGCACGTTCCGGCTCCTCATCGACGCACAGCCGGACATGGAGGTCGTCGGGGAGGCCTCCAACGGGCGGGAGGCGGTACGGCTGGCCCGGTCCGAGCGTGCCGATGTCGTGGTCATGGACATCCGGATGCCCGAGCTGGACGGCATCGAGGCCACCCGGCTGATCGCCCAGGACGAGGACCTGGCCGGAGTCAAGGTCCTCGTGCTGACCACCTTCGAGGAGGACGACCTCGTCGTAGAGGCCCTCCGAGCCGGCGCGAGCGGCTTCCTGGGCAAGGGGGTCGAACCGGCGCAGCTTCTCGACGCCGTCCGGCTCGTGGCCGCCGGCGAGGCGTTGCTCTCCCCCGCAGCCACCAGGGGCCTCATCGCCCGCGTCCTCGCCCAGCCCGCCCCCGGCGACCTCGTCGACCCCCGCAGGCTGGCCACTCTGACTCCCCGGGAACAGGAAGTGCTGACCCTGGTGGGCTCCGGCCTGGCCAACGACGAGATCGCCGAACGCCTCTTCGTCACCCCGGTCACCGTCAAGACCCACGCCAACCGGGCCATGGCCAAGCTCGGCGCCCGCGACCGGGCTCAGCTGGTCGTCATCGCGTACGAGACCGGCTTGGTGCGCGCGGGAGAACGACGGGGCTGAGGTGCGGGCCGGGCATGGCCGACGGCCTGCCCGCACCGCGCGCACGCGGGCCGGTCCGCCGCCAACCACCCGCCCGCCGGCCTCACTTCTGCTGCGCGGCGGCGAGCGCCGCCTCGGCCGCCGCCTGGACGAGGTTGATGGGCTGGAGGGTGATCATCACGTCCGGCGGGGCGTCGGGCGCGGTGATAACGAGGCGGCCGGAGGAGCCGATGTGCAGGTTCATCACCGTGCCGCAGTCGGTCAGCGCCCGCCATACCGGGTCCCAGTAATCGGAGTGGAAGCTCGGGTAGCCGAGCGGGACCGGATTCTCCGGGAAGGTGAGGGCGTGACAGCCCTTCTCGGCCACGCGCCGGATCTCCTGGGCGCACAGCTCGGCGTCCCAGATGGCCGGCAGCGCCATGGGGATGAAGCGGCCGGTGGGTGGCGCACCACTCGTCGATGTGCCAGTCGTTGTAGGCGCGCACCAGGGCCATCGAGAAGTCGGAGTCCTAGGTGGCGAACAGCCGGGCGGAGAAGCCGGGGAAGGAGGGGAAGTTCAGCTGGGCGAGGACACCGCCGGCGTTCATGTCGGCGACGCGTTCGTCGACGTCGTAGCAGCCGGGCCGGATCTCGTCCAGGCCCTGCGGCTCCATGCCGTACTCCTCCTTGGGACGGCCCGCGACCGCGTTGAGCGCGGCGTTGCCTATTCGCGGGTGGACGCCGGTGGTGTCCCGGCCGCCGAGCAGCAACCGGCCGGCGCTGGGCGGGTGCACCCCGGCGGCGACCGACAGCAGGGTGGTCTTGCCGGCGCCGTTGGGACCGAGGAGGGCCACAACCCGGCCCTCCTCGACGGCCAGATCGACACCGTGCAGGACGGTGATGCCGCCGTGGGCGGCGCGGATGCCGTCCAGCTCCAGCAGGGGTCCGCTCATGGCCGTGCCTGCCCCAGGTAGGCGGCGAGGACCGTCTCGTCGGTCTGCACCCGGGCGGGCGGGCCGCTGGCCACGACGGAGCCGAGGTCGAGGACGTGCACCTCGTCGCAGACACTCATCACCAGGCTCATGTCGTGCTCGACGAGCAGGACGGCCGTGCCCTCGTCGGCGAGGGAGCGCAGCAGCGCGGCGAACCGCTGTGTCTCTTCCGCGTCCTGGCCGGCGGCCGGTTCGTCGAGGAGCAGGACGCGCGGGCCGAGGACGAGGGCGCGGCCGACCTCGACCAGGCGGGTCAGGCCGGTGGGGAGCGCGTCGGCCGGGTCGTGGGCCACGCCGGTGAGGCCGAGCCGTGCCAGTACGGCGTCGGCCGTGCGGGCGGCGTGGCGGCGCCCCGGGCCGAGTTCGGCGGCGACGAGGAGGTTGTCGCGCACGGAGAGGCGGCCGAAGAGCTCCAGGTGACGAAGCCCCGCCTCACCGGGAGACGGGGCCGCGGCGGTCAGCGGGTGCTGTACGGATTGCGCAGCGGCTTCGTGATCGTCTTCATCTTTGCCTTCACCGGGTCCATGGCGGGGCCGGCGGTGTAAAAGCGTCCGCGGGCCTGCCCATGCGAGCGTAGCCATCCCGTGCGCACCATGGCCTTCATGTCGCGCATCGCCGTATCCGAGCTCAGGTCCGCGTCCCGCTGGTACATCGTCCGGCGCACCTTCCCTCCGGCGAGGGCGGGCATCAGGGCGAAGGCCATGCGCTCGTCAAGGCCGGATGTCTCCATCTGATCGACGAGCAGGAGCCAGGCGTCACGGAAGAACTCGATGCGCCGCTTCGCCGTCTGCGCCTGCATGTGGTGGGCGCCGAGACAGAATCTGATCCACGGCCCGGCGTCACGCTGAGGGCTCCACACCTCGCCGCCGACATCTTTGAGCATGTCGTAGTAGCGATAGGTGTTCTGACCGCGCCCGAGCCATTCCTCGATCGAGGAGAACTCCGAAGGCATCAGCGCCTCCCGCGAGAACACCAGCGTCGACAAGGCCCGGGATGTTCGGCCGTTGCCGTCGGCCCATGGGTGGATCTTCACGAGGTTCAGGTGGGCCATGGAGGCGCGAACGTGCACGGGCGAGTCGAGGTCGCCCTCGTTCAGCCACGCGACCAGCTCCGCCATGAGCCCGGGGACCGACTCGTAGTCGGGCCCCGTGTAGTCCATGACCATGGGGTCATCGGGGCTCGTGATGTAGACAGGGCCCTTGCGGAGCCGGCCGGGCCGCTTATCGGGGTGATGCTCCTGGATCATGAAGTGGAGACCGTTGAGGAGCCCCAGGTCGTAGCGGAATCCCTCCCCGGCGTCTGAGAGACCCTGGATGTAGGTCATAGCCCGCTGATAGCCCTCCACCTCCCTGCGGGTCTCGTCGCTGGCCTCCAAAGGATCCTCGCCGGACATCAGGGCCTCGACATCGTCCACCGACGCGGCGTAGCCCTCAATCGTGTTCGACCCGGCGATATTGCGTGCCGTGAGGTTCCGGCGGAGCTGCTTGGTCCAACGCACAGTGGGCCGTAGGAAGTGGCGGAGGTCTTCGCGCAGGGTCTCGATCTCAGCGAGAACCCGCTCGTCCTCGTCGGTCAGGGCGGGAGTCTGGAACAACATACAATGATGCAACCAAAAAGGTTGGATGGCCGCAAGATGGCGCGCGTCACCAGTGCGGCCGCGGGCCGAAGCCGGTGGCTCTGCCCCTCTTCCTGGCCCGCGGATATGCCCTCGCACGGCTCGGTCTCCCGCCGCCCTGCGCCTGCCGAAAAACTCATCCGTCCTGGTGGGGGCTGTGGTGTACGGGTGGTGTCGAGCGCGGGCGCTCGGGCGGGCGCTCTGGGCACCTGGTGAGTGCCCCGGCAGGAAGATCTGTCGTGCTGCTTCGACTTGCCTATCTGGGTGTGGCGAACGTGTTCGCCCTGCTGCGCCTGCTGCTGATGAATGACCATGGCAAGGACAGGGAGATCCTCGCGCTGCGTCATCAGAATCGCGGTACTGGAACGCCAAATCGACGGCCCGAGCGTGGGGAATTACCTGATCGTCGACACGGGCGTTCCTGGCGGCGCTGCTCCAGGGTCTGTCTCCCGAGGTGCTGCGTCGGATGCGCTGCTGGTGAGGCCCGACACCGTGCTGCGTTGGCACCACGACATAGTCGCCCGCCGCCACGCCGCCCGGTCCCGGCCGAAACGCGGGAGCCGACCGCGCACCGTGCGCTCCATCCGCGCCCTGGTCCTGCGCCTGGCCCGCGAGAACCCGACCTGGGGCTACCGGCGCCTGCACGGTGAACTGCTCGTCCTCGGCGTGAGAGTGGCCGCCTCCACGGTCTGGGAGATCCTCAAGACGCCGGGATCCCGCCGGCACCCGAGCGGACGTCCAGTACCTGGGCGGACTTCCTGCGCTCCCAGGCCGATGCCCTGCTGGCGTGTGACTTCTTCGAGACCATCACTCTGTCCGGGACGCGGCTGTACGTGTTCGCCGTGCTCGGGCCGGGCAGCCGGCGCATACGGGTCCTGGACGCCACCGCACACCCAACCGCCTCCTGGGTGACACAGGCCGAGAAGAACGTCGTCATGGGCCACGAGGCCGTCGGCGTGGAAGGTCTCTACTCGCACGTCACCCTGACCATGGAACAGGAGATTGCCGATTCGCTGCAAACCCGGTGGCTGCGGCTTCGCGGCCAGCGAGGGAGAGCACTGGAAAGTGCCATCTCCCACTGCTCTCGCATTCGATCTTGAAGAGTGGTGGAAAACAGCAGGTCAAGTCCGCTCGGTCAAAGTCGTCATAAGTTCGTTCATGAAGTTCATCAGCACCAAGTCGTTCATGCCGTTCGTCTACTACCGCGTCGTCCTCGGCATCGTCATCATCGCCCTGGTCGCGACGGGCGCGCTCAGCCCGCATGCGGCGGAGTCGGCGGGCTGACCCCCTCCGTCCCCGCCGCTCCCCGCCGAACTCACCGAACTCACCGAACTCACCGACGAGCCGCACCGGCTGATCGATCAGCCGTGACCAACCCCATATCGGCGCGCGTAGCCGTCCGGTAGCGCAGTGTCAGTGCTTCCGCCTAGGCTTGGCCCATGTCCCCCAATTCTGTGACCTCTGGTTCCGTGCGGTCTGCTGCCGAGTTAAACGAGCAGATCCGGGCCCTTTGGCTGCGCGCGGGCGGCTCGTTGTCGGCCCAGGAGCGGGCGGAGTACGAACTGCTGGTGGTGGAGTGGGCCGCGGCGATCCGCGGCGAGGTGGTCACGGCCGCCTGAGCCACGCCTCCGCGCACCGGGCACGTTCGGGCCTGCCCCTGATCCATGACCGGTCGGCGATTCCGAGCGGCTTCACCTGCTCCCGTCACCGGCCAGAAAAGCCCCCAGGCTGTCGAGGAGCATCGTGCTGCCCTGCTCGGCCATGGCGCATTCCTCGGCGGTGTCGCAGGTCTGGTGGAGCACGATCCGCGTGTGACGATCGTCCTGTTCGTCGAGTTCCATCGTCATGGCCGCGGGCGCGGACTTGCCGGGTACGTCCATGCCGACCACCAGGCGACGGTTCTCGACGACCTCGAGATAGGAGCCGGTCAGCGGGAACTGTCCGCCGTCGGGTGTGGCCATCGTGGCCTTCCACGCTCCGCCCGGCCGTACGTCCATCTCGACGGACCCGGCAACGGCGTAGGCCCACTGGGCGTACTGCTCGGGCGTGGTCCACGCCTGCCACACCTTCACCACGGGGGCGTCGAGGGTTCGGGCCAGCTTGTAGGAGAAGCCGTTGGCCGGGGTGATCTGCTCGGTACTCATGCTTCGTCTCCTCGTTCGGATGCCTGGTCAGGAAGGTCGCCCTTGTAGACACCCGCGGCCGCGGAAACTCATCGCTCTCACCTACCGCCGCAGATGGCCCGCGCCTCGTCCGCGTACCGCACGGTCGCCTCGCCCGGGAACCCCGGTTGCAGGGAGCGGTGGGGCAGGGGATTCAGGTGCAGGTCCGCACGAGACCGCCTTGATGCTTGGCTCTTTCCGCCGCGGGTCCAACGGAGACTGGGATTTCGTCCTCGGCGGCAAGGGCTGCACGGGCGGCCTGGAGGAACTCGTTCAGGACTTCGGCGTCGAGGTGGAACAGATCGGCCTGAGCCCGGATGCATGCCCGCCGGCGACACGGCGGTGGGCTGTCAGGACTGCTTGACGACACGCGCCGTCCGAGCCAGGCTCCTGCCGCTCAGGCGGTGTGCCGGTCCGTGGAGAGCAGCCAGCGCCAGCGTTGGCGTTCCGTGATGAGGGTGGTGGCCACGAGGAGGGACACGAGGACTGCCGCATAGATGGGCCATGCCAACCATGCGGCGATCGCGGCCGCGGTGAGCTGGAGCAGCACGAGCAGGATGGTGACCGCACCCGGGACAGGGATGATCACCTGCGCCTTGTCTCCCGGAGTGGAGAAGACGGTCGGCAGGCCGATCAGTATCACCACCGCCAGGACGGCGAGCAGCCATGAGTACGTGGACAAGGCCCACGGGGTGGCCACCCAGGCGACGAGTTCCGCGGTGAAGCGCAGGGCGGATGCGATGCGGTCGTCCGGTCGTTCCATGTTCTTCCCCCACCCGTTGTGTCGAACACCAGCGGAGGATCTTATGACGAATCACGCGCCATGTGTGGAGTTCGGCCACACCCCCGTGGCCCTGTACGTCGGCGCGATCCTCAACCACCCCGCCACCACGGCCGTCGTATCGGGTCGACGGACCGAGCCGGAAAGGGGCTACCCCACCGCCTCGTTGCCGCCCTCCCCTTGATCGAGCGTCCCGCCCTCACCTGCCGCCGAGACGCACTCGGACGCCCCTCCATCGCCTCCTGGCTACCAGCACCAACCGCTGCAACCGCGGCCGCTACTGCGGCTCTCTACCGCCGCAGGTGGGTCAGCACCTCGTCCGCCACCGGGTACGGCCGTTCCTCCGGCAACAGCGCGGCCGCACGGTCGAGTTCACCCGCACGCACCCGGGCGTGCACCTCTCTCGCCAGCGGCGTCACGTCCTCGATCCCGACGATCCACTCGTCCGCGTACCGCACGGTCGCCTCCCCCGCGAGCCCCAGTTGCAGGGAGCGGTGGGGCAGGGGATTGAAGTGCAGGTCCCGTTCCGGGTCCCACTGGGCCCTCGCCGGGGATCGCTTCAACTGCCGCTTCCAGTCGGCCTGTTCACCGTGCACATCCGGGACGTGGTGCGAGAGACACGCATTGCGCAGCGCCCACTCGGAGCCGTCGCGGGTGATCTCGACGGCCAGGACGGTCTCCTGGCATCCTTCGCGGCCCAGCCACAGCGGTACATCATCCACAGGAAGCTGGGCTTGATCCATGTCAAGCCGTGTTCACAGACCTTTCAGGGTGCGGTGCACGCTGCGAGATCGATACTGGCGCATGCAACCGTTCGGGCACTACGACCAGGCACGGCCTGGTTACCCTCCAGTCACGTTGACCTGCGGGGATGGACCGATCGAGCTTCCTTTGGTGAGTGGATGTGCGGGACGGCGATTGCTGGCTAGAGTCATCTCGTTACAACTGGTTGTGGGGACAACCAAGTGCCTTTCGGCTGCCAACGTCCCGGGGAGGGCCCGCAGCACATGAGTCGTCGT
Coding sequences within it:
- a CDS encoding Fic family protein encodes the protein MLFQTPALTDEDERVLAEIETLREDLRHFLRPTVRWTKQLRRNLTARNIAGSNTIEGYAASVDDVEALMSGEDPLEASDETRREVEGYQRAMTYIQGLSDAGEGFRYDLGLLNGLHFMIQEHHPDKRPGRLRKGPVYITSPDDPMVMDYTGPDYESVPGLMAELVAWLNEGDLDSPVHVRASMAHLNLVKIHPWADGNGRTSRALSTLVFSREALMPSEFSSIEEWLGRGQNTYRYYDMLKDVGGEVWSPQRDAGPWIRFCLGAHHMQAQTAKRRIEFFRDAWLLLVDQMETSGLDERMAFALMPALAGGKVRRTMYQRDADLSSDTAMRDMKAMVRTGWLRSHGQARGRFYTAGPAMDPVKAKMKTITKPLRNPYSTR
- a CDS encoding ATP-binding cassette domain-containing protein, translating into MSGPLLELDGIRAAHGGITVLHGVDLAVEEGRVVALLGPNGAGKTTLLSVAAGVHPPSAGRLLLGGRDTTGVHPRIGNAALNAVAGRPKEEYGMEPQGLDEIRPGCYDVDERVADMNAGGVLAQLNFPSFPGFSARLFAT
- a CDS encoding MMPL family transporter, whose product is MSPLARWCHRHRLAVVLAWVGLLLALGAGVGAAGSAFGNSPTSQDTDSAKATALLQQASDSAAGKSGRVVWQVDGGEVTEPAAEKAMTGTLNGIADAPGVAAVTSPYTPVGKGQISKDGGTAYATVAFDQDVSDAQIDHVKALATEPETGSLHIALNGQAFTVNPEPNALADAMGIVLAFIVLLFVFRAVWVAALPIITAIIGVGTSAVTVMLLSHLITLSDTTLTLGSLIGLGVGIDYALFIVNRHRANLMSGMSVAESVAKSLNTSGRAVVFAGLTVVVALLGMLTLNVGIINGMAIGAAVTVVLTVLAAITLLPAMLGLIGPRVLSRKERRETAGGTQPRSSGRTGAWGRWAERVQARPKTLGLVALAVLTALAFPTLSLRLGASDDGNLPTSSTNRQAYDMIADGFGPGFNGPLVLAVQAPTAADKAAEAKLVTALGKVDGVAGANAAPMKDGQTVGVVSVVPTTSPQSEATSDLIHHLRDDVIPQAEQGTSMKVYVGGVTASNDDFASVLMGKLPFFVLVIAALGFLLLTVAFRSLLIPAVGAVLNILSIGVAFGAIVVVFQYGFGAGLLGLGAGGPIESFVPILVVGIMFGLSMDYQVFLVSRMREEWAHTGDSHRAVRVGQAETGKVIAVAATIMVCVFGSFVFGGMRVISEFGVSLAVAVAADALLIRMMVVPALMHLCGKANWWLPRSLDKALPNVSVEGPADQPAQPHAVPERTTADLAN
- a CDS encoding SRPBCC family protein, yielding MSTEQITPANGFSYKLARTLDAPVVKVWQAWTTPEQYAQWAYAVAGSVEMDVRPGGAWKATMATPDGGQFPLTGSYLEVVENRRLVVGMDVPGKSAPAAMTMELDEQDDRHTRIVLHQTCDTAEECAMAEQGSTMLLDSLGAFLAGDGSR
- a CDS encoding ATP-binding cassette domain-containing protein, with protein sequence MTAAAPSPGEAGLRHLELFGRLSVRDNLLVAAELGPGRRHAARTADAVLARLGLTGVAHDPADALPTGLTRLVEVGRALVLGPRVLLLDEPAAGQDAEETQRFAALLRSLADEGTAVLLVEHDMSLVMSVCDEVHVLDLGSVVASGPPARVQTDETVLAAYLGQARP
- a CDS encoding response regulator transcription factor, yielding MAIRVLLADDQALLRGTFRLLIDAQPDMEVVGEASNGREAVRLARSERADVVVMDIRMPELDGIEATRLIAQDEDLAGVKVLVLTTFEEDDLVVEALRAGASGFLGKGVEPAQLLDAVRLVAAGEALLSPAATRGLIARVLAQPAPGDLVDPRRLATLTPREQEVLTLVGSGLANDEIAERLFVTPVTVKTHANRAMAKLGARDRAQLVVIAYETGLVRAGERRG
- a CDS encoding sensor histidine kinase; this encodes MELPMVWRQWLARHDRIRDALPAVPLIVITVAATAVGPSHWHEPRWDEVVWTALTCVPLAFRSRRPLGVALFTLAGDLTLMAVASHISPTPGASLVALYTLALLGNRRTAWIVGSLAAVAITGVYAATHAQSVVGGPGLLRFDLAIAATALGRTVLNRRQNLAAARERVEHAERTREEEARRRVTEERVRIARDLHDVVTHHITLVNAQAGVAHHLMRANPEQAYAALAHIKDNSRAALDELRATVGLLRQPDDAPGSRAPIATLADLDALVSGFRASGMPVSVARTGDPSPVAPATELTAYRIIQEAITNTHKHASATRAAVVLDYGVHSLRITVTDDGRPGAPKGAGTGQGLIGMHERATAIGGTVTAGPRPEGGFQVVADLPLSLAPATV